One segment of Halomonas sp. TD01 DNA contains the following:
- a CDS encoding YqaA family protein, with protein sequence MLSTTRTKQWFERINGSKNMLWLLGTLSFLETIILPIPIELVLIPLMAINQQRIWAMATATTLGCLIASIVGYTVGMVLYQSIGTWFIEFMGMEQSYQSFQTFFEQYGFAAILAIGILPIPFQVAMITAGLSGYPIMLFVLAALLARGLRYFGLAWLVHRFGNRVELMWKRHALKTSLALGMVVLVVVVGLQSLAGLVISR encoded by the coding sequence ATGCTTTCAACAACACGGACTAAACAGTGGTTTGAGCGTATTAATGGTTCGAAAAACATGCTGTGGTTACTCGGCACCCTGTCTTTTTTAGAAACCATTATTTTGCCAATTCCCATTGAGCTGGTGTTGATCCCGCTCATGGCGATTAACCAGCAGCGCATTTGGGCAATGGCCACCGCGACGACCCTTGGCTGCCTGATAGCTTCCATTGTGGGCTATACCGTCGGCATGGTGCTGTACCAATCTATAGGCACATGGTTTATCGAATTTATGGGTATGGAGCAGAGTTATCAGTCGTTCCAAACATTCTTCGAGCAGTACGGTTTTGCAGCGATTTTGGCTATTGGCATACTGCCGATCCCGTTTCAGGTGGCCATGATTACCGCTGGGCTTTCCGGCTATCCGATTATGTTATTTGTGCTGGCTGCCCTGCTAGCCCGTGGGCTTCGCTATTTCGGCCTTGCTTGGCTGGTACACCGCTTTGGCAACCGCGTAGAACTTATGTGGAAGCGTCACGCGCTTAAAACCAGCCTCGCGCTAGGTATGGTGGTACTGGTGGTGGTCGTCGGATTACAGTCGCTGGCTGGGTTAGTAATATCGCGTTAA
- a CDS encoding YrhK family protein → MNSVTKQRQQLPNILGLLSSLCFFFGSLLFLPSGAFYATVGVWCFVMGSLIMFIIYAMSIKNTGKKHV, encoded by the coding sequence ATGAACAGTGTGACGAAACAACGTCAACAGCTACCTAATATTCTGGGTCTCTTATCCAGTTTATGTTTTTTCTTTGGCAGTCTTTTATTCCTACCGTCCGGCGCTTTCTATGCAACCGTAGGCGTATGGTGTTTTGTGATGGGTTCACTGATCATGTTTATTATTTACGCAATGAGTATTAAAAATACGGGTAAAAAGCACGTCTAG
- a CDS encoding Lrp/AsnC family transcriptional regulator, whose protein sequence is MPVGQLDAIDRRILALLQGDARLTNVELAEKVNLSPSPCLRRVRRLEASGIIRGYHAELDRRSVGLELTVFVGIKVERHHEEQANAFREAVVKLPEVVTAHLVSGESDFLLQVVVPSLAAYEAFLTGTLLRLPGVSDIRSNFAIQPVKEYGTLPLDNSDKA, encoded by the coding sequence ATGCCAGTTGGTCAGTTAGATGCTATCGATCGACGCATTCTTGCGTTGCTACAGGGGGATGCTCGCTTAACCAATGTGGAGCTCGCAGAGAAAGTAAATTTGTCGCCGTCTCCCTGTTTACGCCGAGTGCGACGCTTGGAAGCAAGCGGCATTATTCGTGGCTACCACGCGGAGCTTGATCGTCGAAGCGTCGGGCTGGAGTTAACGGTGTTTGTGGGCATTAAGGTAGAACGCCACCATGAAGAGCAAGCTAATGCCTTTCGAGAAGCCGTGGTTAAACTGCCGGAAGTGGTCACTGCGCATTTGGTATCTGGTGAATCGGATTTTCTGCTACAGGTGGTAGTGCCTAGCTTGGCTGCGTACGAGGCGTTTTTAACGGGGACGTTGCTGCGCTTACCTGGAGTGAGCGATATTCGCAGCAACTTTGCTATTCAGCCGGTGAAAGAGTACGGCACATTACCGCTGGATAATAGCGATAAGGCCTAG
- a CDS encoding LysE family translocator — MEIGLFISALAIVYLIPGPDMLLVLHTSSTLGRGHGLATALGLAIARGLHVALAGLGLAALFVAAPWLFDAVRYLGAAYLIWVGVQLIRTKRSTDTNHPQASLTGSYYLAWRRGLLTNLLNPKSLLFCSVLLPQFVHTQQGDVALQFTLLGAVLVGVGLVYDALYACLGARMQRWFASHQKRQTLQRWVFGTLIIGFALRLAS, encoded by the coding sequence ATGGAAATCGGTCTTTTTATTAGTGCATTAGCCATTGTTTACCTGATTCCAGGCCCAGATATGCTGTTGGTGCTACATACCAGCAGTACGCTGGGCCGTGGGCATGGATTAGCCACAGCGCTAGGGTTAGCCATCGCCCGAGGGCTGCATGTGGCGTTAGCCGGTTTGGGCCTGGCCGCCCTATTTGTCGCCGCTCCGTGGCTTTTTGATGCTGTTCGTTATCTCGGTGCTGCCTACTTGATTTGGGTGGGCGTACAGCTGATTCGTACTAAACGGAGCACCGATACTAACCACCCGCAAGCATCGCTCACCGGTAGCTATTACCTAGCCTGGAGACGGGGTCTTTTAACGAACCTGCTGAACCCGAAATCGCTGCTGTTTTGTTCGGTGTTATTACCCCAGTTCGTTCACACCCAACAGGGTGACGTTGCGCTCCAATTTACTCTATTGGGGGCTGTGCTAGTGGGCGTGGGGCTTGTGTACGATGCGCTATATGCCTGCTTGGGAGCGCGGATGCAACGCTGGTTTGCCAGCCATCAAAAAAGGCAAACCCTGCAACGCTGGGTATTTGGAACACTCATTATTGGCTTTGCCCTAAGGTTAGCCTCTTAA
- a CDS encoding carboxymuconolactone decarboxylase family protein produces the protein MSTRLSQQSVYRLVPRLAKHLTALGNLAVDSTLDRTIVHLVNLRVSQINHCCFCQHMHSQEARDDGEHQVRLDVLPAWREAPCFSTQERAALAWAEALTLISQQPSISDDTYQNALTAFGEQGLIDLTAIIVQINSWNRISVGFQFSPDISI, from the coding sequence ATGTCTACTCGTCTATCTCAGCAGTCGGTGTACCGCCTTGTCCCACGCCTAGCGAAACACCTGACTGCATTGGGCAACCTTGCTGTAGATTCAACACTTGATCGCACCATCGTTCACTTAGTCAACCTGCGTGTTTCGCAAATTAATCACTGCTGCTTTTGCCAGCATATGCATTCCCAAGAAGCCAGAGACGATGGTGAGCATCAGGTTCGCCTAGACGTATTGCCTGCCTGGCGGGAAGCACCCTGCTTTAGCACACAAGAACGCGCCGCACTCGCATGGGCCGAAGCACTCACACTCATCAGCCAACAGCCCTCTATCAGCGACGACACTTATCAAAACGCATTAACTGCCTTTGGTGAGCAGGGGCTAATTGACCTAACTGCCATTATTGTTCAAATCAACAGCTGGAATCGGATATCGGTGGGCTTTCAGTTTTCACCCGACATCAGTATCTAA
- a CDS encoding DUF1206 domain-containing protein, producing the protein MANRMNNPDHRDVITLFARMGYASRGIVYVLVGGLATLAAFEQGGQTEGSRGALERVLTAPFGKIMLGLIAVGLVGYAMWRTIQAVKDTDHHGNGAKSLTIRAGLLASAITHILLAFFAATLIFQFAGSSGDSSGGSQGVAGWLMQQPFGRWLVGGVGLILIGVGIAHAIKGYKAKFDKHFAMPPQTQQWAYPICRFGLVIRGLVFVIVGSFFIIAAYQINPNQAGGMGEVFSTLRSQPFGQWLLAFVALGLFAFGLYSLLAAVYRRINTEM; encoded by the coding sequence ATGGCCAATCGAATGAATAACCCAGATCATCGTGATGTGATTACCCTTTTCGCCCGAATGGGCTACGCTTCTCGCGGCATCGTTTATGTATTAGTGGGAGGCCTAGCCACCCTGGCAGCCTTTGAACAAGGCGGCCAAACGGAAGGCAGCCGCGGTGCTCTAGAAAGAGTGTTAACTGCTCCCTTTGGTAAAATCATGCTAGGTCTTATTGCTGTCGGTTTGGTCGGCTACGCTATGTGGCGCACAATCCAAGCTGTCAAAGACACCGACCATCATGGTAATGGTGCTAAAAGCTTAACTATTCGCGCAGGTTTATTAGCGAGTGCCATTACGCATATTCTTCTGGCATTTTTTGCCGCAACGCTCATCTTCCAATTTGCAGGCTCTTCTGGGGATTCCAGCGGCGGCTCGCAAGGCGTAGCAGGTTGGCTGATGCAGCAGCCTTTCGGGCGATGGTTAGTTGGCGGGGTTGGTTTAATTTTGATAGGTGTTGGTATTGCCCATGCAATCAAAGGCTACAAAGCAAAATTCGATAAACACTTTGCGATGCCACCACAAACTCAACAATGGGCCTACCCCATCTGTCGATTCGGCTTAGTGATTCGCGGTCTCGTCTTCGTGATCGTGGGCAGCTTTTTTATCATCGCAGCCTACCAAATTAACCCTAATCAAGCAGGTGGTATGGGAGAAGTGTTCAGCACGCTGCGAAGCCAACCTTTCGGTCAGTGGTTGCTTGCCTTTGTCGCACTTGGACTCTTTGCGTTTGGTCTCTACAGCCTTTTAGCGGCCGTCTATCGTCGCATTAATACTGAAATGTAG
- a CDS encoding GlxA family transcriptional regulator produces MNEEQHNSQPPSHRANTLRIAVLMMPGQVPLDLVGPLQVLQCADRLSIDVEICYVGPNAAMPWLGPLTLSGIDPLPEQLTPQHLLLIPGQYRNSVEPLAQQECVSWLKANACYADTLMTVCSGTLLLADAGLLEGRRCTTHHTLIEQLQAKAPKAKVQSDCIFIEDGRYLTSAGISTGIDTMLYWLTRVCGHSLALAVAREMVLYLRRSGQEPQLGAWLEGRNHVDERLHRVQDAICAAPSQTWRIETLATQAAMSERHFRRQFKSLTGMLVGEYIMGLRLQRAKTLMTETTWTLARVAEASGFGDERQLRRIWARHEKVPPSVWRRASSQKLLD; encoded by the coding sequence GTGAATGAAGAGCAACATAATAGCCAACCGCCCTCTCACAGAGCCAACACCTTGCGGATTGCGGTATTGATGATGCCTGGCCAAGTGCCGCTTGACTTGGTCGGGCCCCTACAGGTCTTGCAGTGTGCCGACCGGCTGTCAATAGATGTTGAGATTTGCTATGTCGGCCCCAACGCCGCTATGCCATGGTTAGGCCCTCTGACGCTTAGCGGCATTGACCCGTTACCGGAACAGCTTACCCCTCAACACCTACTGCTAATTCCAGGTCAGTATCGCAATAGCGTGGAGCCATTGGCGCAGCAAGAGTGTGTTAGTTGGCTTAAGGCAAACGCATGCTATGCGGACACATTGATGACGGTTTGCTCCGGTACGCTGTTACTGGCTGACGCAGGCTTGTTGGAGGGGCGACGTTGCACCACGCATCACACGTTAATCGAACAGTTACAGGCCAAAGCGCCAAAGGCTAAGGTGCAAAGCGATTGTATTTTTATTGAAGATGGCCGCTATTTAACCAGCGCTGGGATTTCAACCGGTATAGATACCATGCTGTACTGGCTCACCCGCGTTTGTGGCCACTCGCTGGCCCTGGCAGTTGCCCGAGAAATGGTGCTGTATCTTCGCCGCAGCGGCCAGGAACCACAGCTGGGTGCTTGGCTTGAAGGCCGAAATCATGTGGATGAACGACTGCATCGCGTTCAAGATGCAATATGTGCCGCCCCCTCGCAAACCTGGCGTATTGAAACATTAGCGACCCAAGCAGCCATGAGTGAGCGCCATTTTCGGCGCCAGTTCAAAAGTCTCACCGGTATGCTGGTAGGCGAATACATTATGGGGTTGCGCTTGCAACGCGCTAAAACATTAATGACCGAGACGACATGGACCCTAGCAAGGGTTGCCGAAGCATCCGGCTTCGGTGATGAACGGCAACTAAGGCGTATCTGGGCTCGCCACGAGAAAGTACCACCGAGTGTATGGCGCCGGGCCAGTTCTCAAAAGCTGCTGGATTGA
- a CDS encoding LysE family translocator: MSVSLLLPMSAFALAASISPGPVNLICLSSGTHYPIAKGLIFVTGATLGFLALFLAIGAGLYSLLNVVPLLEEVLRWAGLLFLLYLSYQLFQHDGSVHGQGTDKPPGFMTGAMMQWLNPKAWLASAAGIGAYTSSSDPYQLWLFAALYLPICWLSLASWVYAGAFLRRYIHRPFVLLTINRTLAAGLAASAIFLLFE, translated from the coding sequence ATGAGCGTTTCACTACTGTTACCGATGTCTGCATTTGCCCTTGCCGCATCTATTTCCCCAGGCCCAGTCAACCTTATTTGCCTGAGTAGCGGCACCCACTACCCTATCGCCAAAGGGCTTATCTTCGTCACGGGTGCGACATTAGGGTTTCTGGCCCTTTTCCTGGCGATTGGAGCAGGGCTTTATTCACTGCTAAACGTAGTGCCATTACTGGAAGAAGTACTACGCTGGGCAGGGCTGCTTTTCTTACTTTACTTAAGCTACCAACTTTTCCAACATGATGGCTCGGTTCATGGCCAGGGCACAGACAAACCACCAGGTTTTATGACCGGCGCGATGATGCAGTGGCTAAATCCTAAGGCGTGGTTGGCGTCTGCCGCTGGCATCGGGGCTTACACCAGCAGTAGTGACCCCTATCAGCTATGGCTGTTCGCAGCTCTCTATCTACCCATTTGTTGGTTGTCACTGGCAAGCTGGGTTTATGCAGGCGCTTTTCTTAGACGCTATATTCACCGTCCGTTCGTTCTGCTTACCATTAACCGCACGCTGGCTGCTGGCCTAGCTGCCAGCGCTATTTTCCTGCTGTTTGAGTAG
- a CDS encoding class I SAM-dependent DNA methyltransferase: MSANALYTDLSGYYDLMCVDIDYQAQSNAIHRLHQIFGNGGHTHLDLACGTGPHVRHFIDFGYLSSGLDINQPMLDIAAIRCPEALFSLQDMSAFEASEPLDLITCFLYSIHYNDGIEKLKGCISRAHRTLKQGGVFYFNAVDKNKINNDLWVKHSAKQEDSVFTFRSGWHYAGHGEKQSLRLSIEKTIADATQIWNDEHPMVAVSFTELTDLLAPYFEVHVFEHNYQTITPWDNLSGNAIFVCVKR, from the coding sequence ATGTCCGCCAACGCACTCTATACCGACCTATCTGGCTACTACGATTTGATGTGTGTCGATATCGACTATCAAGCGCAAAGCAACGCCATTCATCGGCTCCATCAGATCTTCGGCAACGGCGGGCATACGCACCTTGATTTAGCCTGTGGCACGGGCCCTCATGTTCGCCATTTTATTGATTTCGGTTATCTCAGCAGTGGTCTTGATATTAACCAACCCATGCTGGATATCGCCGCCATACGTTGCCCAGAAGCGCTCTTTTCGCTGCAAGACATGAGTGCATTCGAAGCCAGCGAGCCCCTCGATTTGATCACCTGCTTTCTGTACTCGATCCACTACAACGATGGGATTGAAAAGCTAAAAGGGTGTATTTCCAGAGCCCATCGCACGCTAAAACAGGGCGGCGTTTTCTATTTTAACGCGGTGGATAAAAACAAAATCAATAACGATTTATGGGTTAAACACAGTGCCAAACAAGAAGACAGTGTCTTCACATTCCGCTCGGGTTGGCACTACGCTGGGCACGGCGAAAAGCAATCGCTTAGACTAAGTATTGAAAAAACCATCGCAGACGCCACGCAGATATGGAACGATGAGCATCCGATGGTAGCGGTCAGCTTTACGGAATTAACCGACCTACTGGCGCCTTATTTTGAGGTGCATGTATTTGAGCACAACTACCAGACCATCACCCCTTGGGATAACCTGTCGGGCAATGCGATTTTCGTCTGTGTGAAGCGTTAG
- a CDS encoding DUF1456 family protein codes for MTNNDIFRRIRYTFDLKDSTIVDIFSLADVSVSQAQVTAWLKKDEDDAFVSMKNRELAAFLNGFISFKRGKREGPQPAPEAQLNNNMVFQKLRIALNLKADDILAVFELVGLPLSHHELSAFFRKPSHKNYRECKDQMLRNFLLGIQRQLRPGSNDAGSES; via the coding sequence TTGACGAATAATGATATTTTTCGCCGCATTCGCTACACCTTTGATTTAAAAGACAGCACCATCGTGGATATCTTCTCACTAGCTGACGTCAGCGTGAGCCAAGCGCAGGTCACTGCTTGGCTGAAAAAGGATGAAGATGACGCTTTTGTGTCGATGAAAAATAGAGAGCTGGCGGCGTTTCTGAATGGTTTTATCAGCTTTAAACGTGGAAAGCGTGAAGGCCCACAGCCTGCGCCTGAAGCGCAATTAAACAATAATATGGTGTTCCAGAAGCTGCGAATTGCGCTGAATCTGAAAGCAGACGATATCTTGGCAGTGTTTGAACTGGTGGGCTTACCGCTAAGTCATCATGAGCTCAGCGCTTTCTTCCGTAAGCCAAGTCATAAGAATTACCGTGAGTGTAAAGATCAAATGCTGCGTAATTTCTTGCTCGGTATTCAACGCCAGCTACGGCCTGGCTCGAACGACGCAGGTTCTGAGTCTTAA
- a CDS encoding isochorismatase family protein, translated as MTQSKTALLLIDVQASFPSRDYWLESLAQAWRPKQRALLNAAQASDIPVVRILHEEPGSQGPFDPAVGLIRPLDGFDDKTAVTFHKRVHNAFSDTELESWLRERDITQLAISGIRTEQCCETTARVASDLGFSVDFVSDATLTFPMTRNGITWSADDIKARTELVLEDRFARIISTQDLINEWQNTCE; from the coding sequence ATGACCCAGTCTAAAACCGCACTGCTATTAATCGACGTTCAAGCCTCCTTCCCCTCCCGCGATTACTGGCTAGAATCTCTGGCGCAAGCATGGCGCCCCAAACAGCGTGCGTTGTTAAATGCAGCGCAAGCAAGCGATATACCGGTTGTGCGCATTTTGCATGAAGAACCAGGCAGTCAAGGACCTTTTGATCCTGCTGTTGGCCTAATTCGCCCGCTTGATGGTTTTGACGATAAAACGGCGGTGACATTTCATAAACGTGTTCATAATGCGTTCAGCGATACGGAGCTTGAAAGCTGGTTACGCGAACGAGATATTACTCAGCTTGCAATTAGCGGTATTCGCACGGAGCAATGCTGCGAAACAACCGCACGGGTGGCGTCAGATTTGGGGTTTAGTGTCGATTTTGTCAGCGATGCAACCCTAACGTTTCCCATGACGCGCAACGGCATCACCTGGTCAGCAGATGATATTAAGGCACGTACCGAACTGGTACTTGAAGACCGTTTTGCGCGTATTATCAGTACACAAGACTTGATCAACGAATGGCAAAACACGTGTGAATGA
- a CDS encoding AraC family transcriptional regulator: MSHKSPSAKSLHAKSLQAGSLQAGSPRVGSPPVFWRDSRLPYVELRKISDARQVCYAPHSHVHWSVGAITSGSSTFFYRESTYPISAGDLVMMNPDWVHACNPIENEPWAYLMLYVDAQWLADLRYQIGTLGSPTWSDIDTAVVSQPALYAHYCEMAACLLDKQCTLSMKHASVTGFLTALMLALAHETTVSRPQPPDGLQAAAAYCDVNAAFDVSLETLCQLTGYSAGHLIRAFKQHYGLTPHAYLINRRVQLGQRALRQGESIVNAALLAGFNDQPHFQRTFKRLVAATPNQYRYPLLKQQENSAGS; this comes from the coding sequence ATGAGCCATAAGTCTCCAAGTGCTAAGTCTTTACATGCTAAGTCTCTACAGGCTGGGTCTCTACAGGCTGGGTCTCCACGTGTTGGGTCGCCGCCTGTTTTTTGGCGCGACTCACGGCTGCCTTATGTCGAACTGCGTAAAATCAGTGATGCGAGGCAAGTGTGCTACGCCCCTCATAGCCATGTTCACTGGTCGGTAGGGGCTATTACGTCAGGCAGCAGTACGTTTTTCTATCGGGAATCGACTTACCCGATTAGCGCCGGTGACTTGGTTATGATGAACCCTGACTGGGTGCATGCCTGTAACCCCATCGAGAACGAACCTTGGGCATATTTGATGCTCTATGTGGATGCACAATGGCTAGCGGATTTACGCTATCAAATAGGCACGCTTGGTTCCCCAACCTGGAGTGATATTGATACGGCGGTGGTCTCACAGCCAGCGCTGTATGCCCACTATTGTGAAATGGCGGCTTGTTTATTGGATAAGCAATGCACTCTCTCTATGAAGCACGCGTCGGTTACCGGGTTTCTTACCGCATTGATGCTGGCATTAGCGCACGAGACAACCGTCTCTAGGCCGCAGCCGCCGGATGGCTTGCAGGCTGCGGCTGCCTATTGTGACGTGAATGCGGCTTTTGATGTGTCATTGGAAACGCTATGTCAGTTAACCGGCTATAGCGCTGGTCATCTTATCCGTGCGTTTAAGCAGCACTATGGGCTTACCCCTCATGCTTATCTGATTAATCGCCGTGTTCAGCTTGGCCAGCGGGCGCTTAGGCAGGGGGAGTCGATCGTTAATGCGGCTTTATTAGCCGGCTTTAACGACCAACCCCACTTCCAGAGAACATTTAAGCGGTTAGTGGCGGCAACACCCAACCAGTATCGCTATCCGCTACTCAAACAGCAGGAAAATAGCGCTGGCAGCTAG
- a CDS encoding DUF4019 domain-containing protein yields MSKSPAFLLAAILLSLTTYAQASVQTAEAAALAWLESIDNGEVEQAWEASSPLLKTPLSPRMLRRIIELARHEFGPVESRQRVQVSHYQSMPGAPDGDYMVFIFHTRFENKTRGIETVTPHLENGEWRVSGYYVQ; encoded by the coding sequence ATGTCAAAATCACCTGCTTTTCTTCTCGCCGCGATACTGCTTAGCCTGACCACCTATGCTCAGGCCTCTGTTCAGACAGCAGAGGCAGCGGCGCTGGCGTGGCTAGAATCAATTGATAATGGTGAGGTTGAACAAGCCTGGGAAGCCTCATCGCCGCTACTCAAAACGCCGCTATCGCCTAGAATGCTCAGACGTATTATTGAATTAGCACGCCATGAGTTTGGCCCGGTAGAATCACGTCAGCGAGTGCAAGTCTCCCATTATCAATCTATGCCCGGTGCGCCGGATGGCGACTACATGGTTTTTATCTTCCATACTCGATTTGAAAATAAAACGAGAGGGATCGAAACCGTAACGCCTCATTTGGAAAATGGAGAGTGGCGAGTCAGTGGTTATTATGTGCAATAG
- a CDS encoding helix-turn-helix transcriptional regulator has product MTDLILPSNANYLNFRHRLPDKRLAPWVQCFWSMGGSGDVTEPRTEKFYPDAGASLSIKLASSHPIITLCFNRRTLIETLDAYTPCLGIRFKAAGVHCLLGLLPEAFTDKPQRLGDELETHGLQGLMPVVEHLYHLDSQQGLRLLETWLLHRLESQPPASSRITTMVQAIGKLQLPPQQLGAALGFTRRTLERKLKREVGVTPGQLVAYARLNRARHGLLETTLSLAEIALQCGYYDQAHFTHAFQSLAYETPAAYRKRKLSQIYKA; this is encoded by the coding sequence ATGACCGATCTTATCCTGCCAAGCAACGCTAACTATCTCAATTTTCGGCATCGCCTACCTGATAAGCGTTTAGCCCCGTGGGTACAGTGCTTTTGGTCAATGGGTGGCTCAGGGGATGTTACTGAACCCAGAACCGAAAAATTCTATCCCGATGCCGGCGCTAGTCTCAGTATCAAACTTGCTAGTTCTCACCCCATCATCACGCTCTGTTTTAACAGGCGCACATTAATAGAAACACTCGACGCCTACACTCCCTGCCTGGGGATTCGCTTTAAAGCAGCAGGCGTTCACTGCCTGTTGGGCTTGCTACCCGAAGCATTCACAGATAAACCTCAGCGCTTAGGTGACGAACTTGAAACACATGGGTTGCAAGGGTTAATGCCCGTGGTAGAGCACCTCTATCATTTGGATTCACAACAGGGTTTACGCCTGCTAGAAACATGGTTGTTACATCGGCTCGAGAGCCAGCCACCCGCCAGTAGTCGTATCACCACGATGGTTCAAGCCATTGGAAAACTACAGCTTCCACCCCAACAGTTAGGCGCCGCGCTAGGATTTACCAGACGTACCCTGGAGCGCAAATTAAAACGCGAGGTGGGCGTTACTCCAGGCCAATTAGTCGCCTATGCCCGACTAAACCGTGCCCGCCACGGGCTGCTTGAAACCACACTGTCCCTAGCGGAAATAGCGCTGCAATGCGGTTACTATGACCAGGCTCACTTCACCCACGCCTTCCAATCTCTCGCCTATGAAACACCCGCCGCCTATCGCAAGCGCAAACTGTCGCAAATTTACAAGGCGTAA
- a CDS encoding antibiotic biosynthesis monooxygenase family protein: MPSIANTPEPPYYAVIFTSQRTEIDNGYDAMATRMVELAAQQPGFLGVESARNEVGVTVSYWADLASIKAWKAHAEHQEAQRLGHQQWYQHFKTRIAKVERDYGI; encoded by the coding sequence ATGCCTAGTATTGCTAATACGCCCGAGCCGCCTTACTACGCGGTTATTTTTACCTCACAACGCACCGAGATCGATAATGGCTATGACGCAATGGCGACAAGAATGGTTGAACTTGCAGCACAGCAGCCGGGATTCTTGGGGGTAGAGTCTGCCCGAAATGAGGTGGGAGTGACGGTGTCATACTGGGCTGATTTGGCCTCAATAAAAGCGTGGAAAGCCCACGCTGAGCATCAGGAAGCTCAGCGACTAGGCCATCAGCAGTGGTACCAGCACTTTAAGACGCGCATTGCCAAAGTCGAACGAGATTATGGTATTTAA